From a single Sus scrofa isolate TJ Tabasco breed Duroc chromosome 13, Sscrofa11.1, whole genome shotgun sequence genomic region:
- the TCTA gene encoding T-cell leukemia translocation-altered gene protein isoform X2 → MAEPWSGQSLQVLPATVLGALGALGSEFLREWEAQDMRVTLFKLLLLWLVLSLLSIQLAWGFYGSTVTGLYHRPGLGSQNGSTPDGSTHFSSWETAANEPLKTHRE, encoded by the exons ATGGCGGAGCCTTGGTCGGGGCAGTCCTTGCAGGTTCTGCCGGCCACGGTGCTGGGCGCGCTGGGCGCCCTCGGCAGCGAGTTCCTGCGGGAGTGGGAGGCTCAGGACATGCGCGTGACCCTCTTCAAGTTGCTGCTGCTTTGGTTGGTGTTAAGTCTCCTGAGCATCCAGCTGGCGTGGGGGTTCTACGGGAGTACGGTGACCGGGCTGTATCACCGCCCAG GTCTGGGCAGCCAGAACGGATCCACACCTGATGGCTCCACGCATTTCTCGTCCTG GGAAACAGCAGCAAATGAACCTCTCAAAACCCACAGAGAATAA
- the TCTA gene encoding T-cell leukemia translocation-altered gene protein isoform X1, giving the protein MAEPWSGQSLQVLPATVLGALGALGSEFLREWEAQDMRVTLFKLLLLWLVLSLLSIQLAWGFYGSTVTGLYHRPALDVFLPPGLGSQNGSTPDGSTHFSSWETAANEPLKTHRE; this is encoded by the exons ATGGCGGAGCCTTGGTCGGGGCAGTCCTTGCAGGTTCTGCCGGCCACGGTGCTGGGCGCGCTGGGCGCCCTCGGCAGCGAGTTCCTGCGGGAGTGGGAGGCTCAGGACATGCGCGTGACCCTCTTCAAGTTGCTGCTGCTTTGGTTGGTGTTAAGTCTCCTGAGCATCCAGCTGGCGTGGGGGTTCTACGGGAGTACGGTGACCGGGCTGTATCACCGCCCAG CTCTGGATGTGTTCCTGCCCCCAGGTCTGGGCAGCCAGAACGGATCCACACCTGATGGCTCCACGCATTTCTCGTCCTG GGAAACAGCAGCAAATGAACCTCTCAAAACCCACAGAGAATAA
- the AMT gene encoding aminomethyltransferase, mitochondrial gives MQRTVSMVSRMGLRLQALPLSLGRPLSCAQDVLRRTPLYDFHLAHGGKMVAFAGWSLPVQYRDSHVDSHLHTRQHCSLFDVSHMLQTKIFGSDRVKMMESLVVGDIAELKPNQGTLSLFTNEAGGILDDLIVTNTSEGHLYVVSNAGCREKDLTLMQDRVRELQNTGGDIGLEVMDNALLALQGPTAAQVLQAGVTDDLRKLPFMTSAVMEVFGVSGCRVTRCGYTGEDGVEISVPAAEAVRLATALLENPEVKLAGLAARDSLRLEAGLCLYGNDIDEHTTPVEGSLSWTLGKRRRAAMDFPGASVIVPQLKSKVQRRRVGLTCEGAPVRAHSPILSTEGTVIGTVTSGCPSPCLKKNVAMGYVPYEHSRPGTLLLVEVRRKQQVAVVSKMPFVPTSYYTLK, from the exons ATGCAGCGGACTGTGAGCATGGTGTCCCGTATGGGCTTGCGTCTGCAGGCACTCCCCTTGTCCCTGGGCCGTCCACTCAGTTGTGCACAG GATGTGCTCCGCAGGACACCACTCTATGACTTCCACCTTGCCCATGGCGGGAAGATGGTGGCATTCGCAGGCTGGAGTCTGCCTGTGCAGTACCGGGACAGCCACGTTGATTCACACCTGCATACACGCCAGCACTGCTCGCTCTTTGACGtgtcccacatgctgcag ACCAAGATATTTGGCAGTGACCGGGTGAAGATGATGGAGAGTCTAGTAGTTGGAGATATTGCCGAGTTAAAGCCAAATCAG GGAACACTGTCACTGTTTACCAATGAGGCTGGAGGCATCTTAGATGACTTGATTGTGACCAACACTTCTGAAGGACACCTGTATGTGGTATCTAATGCTGGCTGCCGGGAGAAGGACCTGACCCTCATGCAG GATAGGGTTAGGGAGCTTCAGAACACAGGTGGTGATATAGGCCTGGAGGTGATGGATAATGCTCTGCTAGCCCTACAAG gtcccactgcagcccaggtgcTACAGGCTGGCGTGACAGATGATCTGAGGAAACTGCCCTTCATGACCAGTGCTGTGATGGAGGTGTTTGGCGTGTCTGGCTGCCGTGTGACCCGCTGTGGCTACACAGGAGAGGATGGTGTGGAG ATCTCGGTGCCAGCAGCGGAGGCAGTCCGCCTAGCAACAGCTCTGTTGGAAAACCCAGAGGTGAAGCTGGCAGGGCTGGCGGCCCGGGACAGCTTGCGCCTAGAGGCAGGCCTCTGCCTGTATGGGAACGACATTGATGAACACACCACACCTGTGGAAGGCAGCCTCAGCTGGACACTGG GGAAGCGCCGCCGAGCTGCAATGGACTTCCCAGGAGCCTCGGTTATTGTTCCTCAACTGAAGAGTAAGGTGCAGCGGAGGCGTGTGGGGTTAACATGTGAGGGTGCTCCCGTGCGAGCGCACAGTCCCATCCTGAGTACAGAGGGCACCGTGATTG GTACTGTGACCAGTGGTTGCCCCTCGCCCTGCCTGAAGAAGAATGTGGCAATGGGTTATGTGCCCTATGAGCATAGTCGGCCAGGTACCCTGCTGCTGGTAGAGGTGCGGCGGAAGCAGCAGGTGGCTGTGGTCAGCAAGATGCCCTTTGTGCCGACAAGCTACTATACCCTTAAGTGA
- the AMT gene encoding aminomethyltransferase, mitochondrial isoform X1, translating to MQRTVSMVSRMGLRLQALPLSLGRPLSCAQTKIFGSDRVKMMESLVVGDIAELKPNQGTLSLFTNEAGGILDDLIVTNTSEGHLYVVSNAGCREKDLTLMQDRVRELQNTGGDIGLEVMDNALLALQGPTAAQVLQAGVTDDLRKLPFMTSAVMEVFGVSGCRVTRCGYTGEDGVEISVPAAEAVRLATALLENPEVKLAGLAARDSLRLEAGLCLYGNDIDEHTTPVEGSLSWTLGKRRRAAMDFPGASVIVPQLKSKVQRRRVGLTCEGAPVRAHSPILSTEGTVIGTVTSGCPSPCLKKNVAMGYVPYEHSRPGTLLLVEVRRKQQVAVVSKMPFVPTSYYTLK from the exons ATGCAGCGGACTGTGAGCATGGTGTCCCGTATGGGCTTGCGTCTGCAGGCACTCCCCTTGTCCCTGGGCCGTCCACTCAGTTGTGCACAG ACCAAGATATTTGGCAGTGACCGGGTGAAGATGATGGAGAGTCTAGTAGTTGGAGATATTGCCGAGTTAAAGCCAAATCAG GGAACACTGTCACTGTTTACCAATGAGGCTGGAGGCATCTTAGATGACTTGATTGTGACCAACACTTCTGAAGGACACCTGTATGTGGTATCTAATGCTGGCTGCCGGGAGAAGGACCTGACCCTCATGCAG GATAGGGTTAGGGAGCTTCAGAACACAGGTGGTGATATAGGCCTGGAGGTGATGGATAATGCTCTGCTAGCCCTACAAG gtcccactgcagcccaggtgcTACAGGCTGGCGTGACAGATGATCTGAGGAAACTGCCCTTCATGACCAGTGCTGTGATGGAGGTGTTTGGCGTGTCTGGCTGCCGTGTGACCCGCTGTGGCTACACAGGAGAGGATGGTGTGGAG ATCTCGGTGCCAGCAGCGGAGGCAGTCCGCCTAGCAACAGCTCTGTTGGAAAACCCAGAGGTGAAGCTGGCAGGGCTGGCGGCCCGGGACAGCTTGCGCCTAGAGGCAGGCCTCTGCCTGTATGGGAACGACATTGATGAACACACCACACCTGTGGAAGGCAGCCTCAGCTGGACACTGG GGAAGCGCCGCCGAGCTGCAATGGACTTCCCAGGAGCCTCGGTTATTGTTCCTCAACTGAAGAGTAAGGTGCAGCGGAGGCGTGTGGGGTTAACATGTGAGGGTGCTCCCGTGCGAGCGCACAGTCCCATCCTGAGTACAGAGGGCACCGTGATTG GTACTGTGACCAGTGGTTGCCCCTCGCCCTGCCTGAAGAAGAATGTGGCAATGGGTTATGTGCCCTATGAGCATAGTCGGCCAGGTACCCTGCTGCTGGTAGAGGTGCGGCGGAAGCAGCAGGTGGCTGTGGTCAGCAAGATGCCCTTTGTGCCGACAAGCTACTATACCCTTAAGTGA